One Streptococcus sp. VT 162 genomic window, GCTGGTAAATAAAATGGTCTTGGCACCCATTTCCTTGGCATCCAACAAACTATCGAGGACGGATTGGGTAGTTCCTGATAGGGAAAAGCCAAGTACCAGACAGTTTTCATCCATGATACTGGTCGTCCAAGCAAAGCCATCCCGATCGGTCAAAGCTTCACAGACAACACCTAGACGCATAAAGCGCAGTTTCATCTCACGGGCAATCAGACCAGAACTTCCCGTCCCAAAAAAGTAAACTCGTTCAGCGTCATCGATTAATTGGGCGACGCGTTCCAGTTGTTCTTCGTCAATCAAATCCTGAGTTTGTTCTCGCATGATACTGTAGCTTCGCAAAACACGTTTGGTCAAAGGACTGTGTTTGTGCGAATGAGTGTCCGGTTTACTAGCCTGATGCTGGTATTGAAAGACGAACTCTCGGTAGCCTGTAAAACCACACTTTTTGGCAAAGCGGGTCAAGGCTGCTTGGGAGATATGTAATTTCTGGGTAACTTGCTGAGAAGAGAGATCATCTTGGATCGTTTCAGCTTGTAAAAAATAGCGAGCGATTTCTTGCTCGAGCTCGGTTAATTCTTCAAAATGGAGATCGATTATGGTTGCGATATCTGGCTTGTTCATGAGGCTCCTTTTTATGAGTCAAAGTCTTAAAAGTTAACGCTTTCCTAACTATTACTATCATTATATCATAGAAAATAGGATAACCAAATAAAAAGGCATTTTCAGTTAAAAGTCAAAAAATGCTTCGACTTTTCCAAGAGTTTCTCCGTAAAATATGGTACAATGAAATGTACTGAGATTCACC contains:
- a CDS encoding RpiR family transcriptional regulator, whose protein sequence is MNKPDIATIIDLHFEELTELEQEIARYFLQAETIQDDLSSQQVTQKLHISQAALTRFAKKCGFTGYREFVFQYQHQASKPDTHSHKHSPLTKRVLRSYSIMREQTQDLIDEEQLERVAQLIDDAERVYFFGTGSSGLIAREMKLRFMRLGVVCEALTDRDGFAWTTSIMDENCLVLGFSLSGTTQSVLDSLLDAKEMGAKTILFTSAPNKNSQAYTETVLVASHSQSSYIQRISAQLPMLILIDLIYAYFLEINRDSKEKIFNSYWENKKLNGYRRQKRVRKS